One Nicotiana sylvestris chromosome 12, ASM39365v2, whole genome shotgun sequence genomic window carries:
- the LOC104212282 gene encoding tryptophan aminotransferase-related protein 3-like isoform X1, producing MAKIQRCNYVLYLLVLILLMMNIFFFIKELESKSKCSEQEKRKLSWSQRAAEEAEAVASISCSGHGKAYLDGLVVDGIPTCECYTCYAGPDCSLLIPNCSANAFGWDPLFYEPFWMENAESSAVVIAGWHRMAYSFPDPTSHLSQELEKTIRKLHSVAKNAITDGRYIAIGVGASRLLNAVVHSLSMENYSSSPYPAKFFAKPPHYPFYKLQTDYLQTRHYEFIGDPSMLNDTDVGGDVFEFVTSPSNPEGNLEGPVLKGGPNVKYIFDRVYYWPQFTAIPAPADDDLMIFSLSKLTGHAGTRLGWAVVKDVNVYNRMKEYIHQADMEMSKDTLLRALTILRVVTEGDGKKFFNFAHEILRDRWEKISHIFSLSKRFSIQHIPTQYCTFLNRAREPSPAFTWVKCKREEDKNCTHVFLEEANIRGHPGSGFFADHTYVRLGLVTRQHDFDMLISRLEQFISQEEENGYCISPSINNQ from the exons ATGGCAAAGATTCAGAGGTGTAACTATGTTTTGTATCTCTTGGTTTTAATACTGTTGATGATGAATATATTCTTTTTTATTAAAGAGTTGGAGTCAAAGAGCAAATGCAGCGAGCAGGAGAAGAGGAAGCTGAGTTGGAGCCAGAGAGCAGCAGAGGAAGCAGAAGCAGTAGCCTCAATTTCATGCTCAGGCCATGGAAAAGCCTATCTTGATGGCCTTGTTGTAGATGGAATTCCTACTTGTGAATGTTATACTTGTTATGCTGGACCTGATTGCTCTTTACTTATCCCCAACTGTTCTGCTAATGCTTTCGG TTGGGATCCCCTATTCTATGAGCCATTCTGGATGGAAAATGCAGAAAGCAGTGCAGTAGTGATAGCAGGTTGGCATAGAATGGCTTATTCCTTTCCTGATCCAACCTCTCACCTTTCCCAGGAGCTCGAGAAAACCATAAGGAAGTTACATTCAGTTGCAAAGAACGCAATTACAGATGGAAGATACATCGCTATTGGTGTAGGCGCTAGTCGCCTACTCAATGCTGtagttcattctctttccatggAGAATTATTCTTCCTCACCTTACCCTGCAAAATTTTTCGCGAAACCTCCTCATTATCCG TTCTATAAGCTTCAAACGGACTACTTGCAAACACGACATTATGAGTTTATAGGAGATCCATCCATGTTGAACGACACTGATGTTGGTGGAGATGTGTTTGAGTTTGTGACTTCACCAAGCAATCCAGAAGGGAATTTAGAAGGTCCAGTTCTGAAAGGCGGCCCGAATGTGAAGTACATTTTTGATAGGGTCTATTATTGGCCTCAGTTCACAGCAATTCCAGCTCCTGCTGATGATGATCTCATGATTTTCTCCTTGTCTAAGCTAACTGGTCATGCTGGAACCAGACTCGG GTGGGCTGTTGTGAAGGACGTGAATGTGTATAATAGAATGAAGGAGTATATTCATCAGGCTGATATGGAGATGTCTAAAGATACCCTATTGAGAGCTTTAACTATTCTGAGAGTTGTTACTGAAGGAGATGGCAAGAAATTCTTCAATTTTGCACATGAAATCTTGAGGGATCGCTGGGAAAAAATTAGTCACATCTTCTCCCTTTCTAAACGTTTCAGCATTCAACATATTCCAACTCAGTATTGCACATTTCTTAACCGAGCAAGAGAACCATCTCCAG CATTCACATGGGTAAAGTGCAAAAGGGAAGAAGATAAAAACTGCACACATGTCTTCTTGGAAGAAGCAAACATCAGAGGTCATCCGGGCAGCGGATTCTTTGCAGATCATACTTATGTTCGGCTCGGTCTGGTAACGCGTCAGCATGATTTTGATATGCTCATTTCTCGATTGGAACAATTCATTTCTCAAGAAGAAGAGAACG gtTATTGTATATCGCCATCAATCAACAACCAGTGA
- the LOC104212282 gene encoding tryptophan aminotransferase-related protein 3-like isoform X2 — MAKIQRCNYVLYLLVLILLMMNIFFFIKELESKSKCSEQEKRKLSWSQRAAEEAEAVASISCSGHGKAYLDGLVVDGIPTCECYTCYAGPDCSLLIPNCSANAFGWDPLFYEPFWMENAESSAVVIAGWHRMAYSFPDPTSHLSQELEKTIRKLHSVAKNAITDGRYIAIGVGASRLLNAVVHSLSMENYSSSPYPAKFFAKPPHYPFYKLQTDYLQTRHYEFIGDPSMLNDTDVGGDVFEFVTSPSNPEGNLEGPVLKGGPNVKYIFDRVYYWPQFTAIPAPADDDLMIFSLSKLTGHAGTRLGWAVVKDVNVYNRMKEYIHQADMEMSKDTLLRALTILRVVTEGDGKKFFNFAHEILRDRWEKISHIFSLSKRFSIQHIPTQYCTFLNRAREPSPGYCISPSINNQ, encoded by the exons ATGGCAAAGATTCAGAGGTGTAACTATGTTTTGTATCTCTTGGTTTTAATACTGTTGATGATGAATATATTCTTTTTTATTAAAGAGTTGGAGTCAAAGAGCAAATGCAGCGAGCAGGAGAAGAGGAAGCTGAGTTGGAGCCAGAGAGCAGCAGAGGAAGCAGAAGCAGTAGCCTCAATTTCATGCTCAGGCCATGGAAAAGCCTATCTTGATGGCCTTGTTGTAGATGGAATTCCTACTTGTGAATGTTATACTTGTTATGCTGGACCTGATTGCTCTTTACTTATCCCCAACTGTTCTGCTAATGCTTTCGG TTGGGATCCCCTATTCTATGAGCCATTCTGGATGGAAAATGCAGAAAGCAGTGCAGTAGTGATAGCAGGTTGGCATAGAATGGCTTATTCCTTTCCTGATCCAACCTCTCACCTTTCCCAGGAGCTCGAGAAAACCATAAGGAAGTTACATTCAGTTGCAAAGAACGCAATTACAGATGGAAGATACATCGCTATTGGTGTAGGCGCTAGTCGCCTACTCAATGCTGtagttcattctctttccatggAGAATTATTCTTCCTCACCTTACCCTGCAAAATTTTTCGCGAAACCTCCTCATTATCCG TTCTATAAGCTTCAAACGGACTACTTGCAAACACGACATTATGAGTTTATAGGAGATCCATCCATGTTGAACGACACTGATGTTGGTGGAGATGTGTTTGAGTTTGTGACTTCACCAAGCAATCCAGAAGGGAATTTAGAAGGTCCAGTTCTGAAAGGCGGCCCGAATGTGAAGTACATTTTTGATAGGGTCTATTATTGGCCTCAGTTCACAGCAATTCCAGCTCCTGCTGATGATGATCTCATGATTTTCTCCTTGTCTAAGCTAACTGGTCATGCTGGAACCAGACTCGG GTGGGCTGTTGTGAAGGACGTGAATGTGTATAATAGAATGAAGGAGTATATTCATCAGGCTGATATGGAGATGTCTAAAGATACCCTATTGAGAGCTTTAACTATTCTGAGAGTTGTTACTGAAGGAGATGGCAAGAAATTCTTCAATTTTGCACATGAAATCTTGAGGGATCGCTGGGAAAAAATTAGTCACATCTTCTCCCTTTCTAAACGTTTCAGCATTCAACATATTCCAACTCAGTATTGCACATTTCTTAACCGAGCAAGAGAACCATCTCCAG gtTATTGTATATCGCCATCAATCAACAACCAGTGA